From one Nymphalis io chromosome 19, ilAglIoxx1.1, whole genome shotgun sequence genomic stretch:
- the LOC126776130 gene encoding probable methyltransferase-like protein 15 homolog — MTSQYKKFTKLIAKWPVDSSKGDRDLGKFIREKVKVAFESSNKQNLDSELCTRQYNALNKIADNHYRDKYKRTNQSTATGLSTEECNLILSNEVLTYLKEENKARKLHNKTYKDHTPVMLNEVIKHLKPNDNELYIDMTFGAGGHSRKILESANCQLITLDRDPIAYEKAKKLSEEYPNRVIPLLGKFSELPTLLKSVNIKQSSIDGILFDFGCSSMQLDNGERGFAVSKNGYLDMRMDAGRDPNQITAREVLATANEHELYKIFKVYGEEKRAAKIAQTIIHARYMIKNIDTTHELVDIVDSCCPDEFRLDKLQRPQSNATKIFQALRIFVNNELNELNYGMVLAKYYLKINGRLVTVCFHSLEDTIVKRHIAGNIVNETANPVPLRYLSPMLVQDQETINQFLDSPWKAINKHVEVPSDEEVERNPRSRSARLRAALKIK; from the exons ATGACTTCTCAGTATAAAAAGTTTACCAAATTAATAGCTAAATGGCCGGTGGACAGTTCTAAAGGTGATAG GGATCTTGGCAAGTTCATACGAGAAAAAGTGAAAGTtgcttttgaatcgtcaaacaaacaaaacttagaCTCTGAACTGTGTACCCGTCAATACAACGCTCTAAACAAAATAGCAGACAACCATTATAgggataaatataaaagaaccaACCAAAGCACTGCGACCGGCTTGAGCACTGAAGAGTGTAACCTCATATTATCTAATGAAGTATTAACATATCTGAAGGAGGAAAACAAGG CACGCAAGCTTCATAATAAAACCTACAAAGATCACACACCTGTTATGTTAAATGAAGTAATTAAACACTTAAAACCGAATGACAATGAACTATACATTGACATGACTTTTGGAGCGGGTGGACACTCTAGAAAGATCCTCGAATCAGCTAATTGTCAATTAATAACATTAGATAGAGATCCCATAGCTTATGAAAAAGCAAAAAAACTATCAGAAGAATATCCAAATAGAGTAATCCCACTGTTAGGAAAATTTAGTGAGCTTCCTACACTTTTGAAGAGTGTTAATATTAAACAGTCTTCAATAGATGGCATATTATTTGACTTTGGTTGCTCCTCTATGCAACTAGATAATGGTGAAAGAGGTTTTGCTGTTAGCAAAAACGGTTACCTTGATATGAGAATGGATGCTGGAAGAGATCCTAATCAAATTACTGCTCGGGAAGTTTTAGCAACTGCTAACGAACATGAGCTATACAAAATTTTCAAAGTATATGGTGAGGAGAAAAGAGCAGCAAAAATAGCTCAAACAATAATACACGCTaggtatatgataaaaaatatagatacaacACATGAATTGGTCGATATTGTAGATTCTTGCTGCCCAGATGAATTCAGATTAGATAAACTACAAAGACCACAATCAAATGCAACTAAAATATTTCAAGCATTACgcatatttgttaataatgaaCTCAATGAACTTAACTATGGTATGGTACTAgctaaatattatctaaaaataaatggaAGGTTGGTTACAGTATGCTTTCATTCTCTTGAAGATACAATAGTTAAACGACATATTGCTGGGAATATAGTAAATGAAACGGCTAATCCTGTCCCATTGAGATATCTCAGTCCTATGTTAGTACAAGACCAGGAAACAATAAATCAATTCTTAGATTCGCCATGGAAAGCAATAAACAAACATGTTGAAGTGCCATCTGATGAAGAAGTTGAAAGAAACCCGAGGAGTAGGAGTGCTCGGTTGAGGGCtgcacttaaaataaaataa